The Chloroflexota bacterium DNA window AACGCGCTTTCGCCTCCAGCGATCAGCGCCTTGCGCGCCTCGGAGCGTGTATCCGCCGAGTGAAGCGCATCCAGTACCAACGGCCAGAGCTGCGCATGATGGACGTTTTGGCAAGCCCGCAAGGCTTCCTGTCGAACGATGATCTCCGAGTCGTTGAGTAATGATAGTAGATTTCGATGGAATCCAACATTACCAACGGCGCCAATAACCCGCGCAGCAAAACAACGCATTTCCGGAGATGAGTCGTTCTGCGCCGCGGACAAAATATCACCGGCTGCGAGAATGACTTCAAGCGAATGACTTTGTAACGCGCCCACCACCCCCGCGAAACGGAGTTCAATATTGGAATCCGATAAATACGCTGGCAATATTTGCGCGGCGGATTCCCCCATACTGGCGAGGCGTTGCAAAGCTGCTGCGCGTACTTCGATGGGTTGCAATACGTCTTGAGCTAACACTTCCAACCAGGGCAACGCATCCTCATTCTGAGATGTAAGCTGCTGAACAGCTGTCAGACGTACCGCTGCGTTAGCATGGGTCAACAAATGGGGCAAGGCGTTCACCAAAATTGCCGGGTCGTTTTGTGCCAGCATCTCGATGGCAAATAGAATATCCCTGGGATTTTCGCTTTGGAGATGTTTTTCCAGTGCGGCCAGACCAGCGCTTTCAGCAAAAATATCAACTTCACTGCCATCCAAATAGCGCCTGTCGAGCGCATTTTGCAGCGCACCGTAATATTGCCGCCCCAATAGAATGCCCATCAACAACCAGCCCACCAGAATGACCGCCAGAATATAAACCGCCTGCAACGGCGTCAGATTCCACAGTGCCGTGAATAGCAGTAATAGTCCGCCTGAAATGCCCATCGAAAGCGGGGCGACAACCGACTCGACTGTAGTTTGCACGCGCGAACGCGCATGCTGCGGCAGCGGCTGGTACATAATGCGCACCGAGGTATTATTCATCGCCACCACACTGACTTCATCCGACATTTTGGTAGCCACCACCACCCAAAAGATGATCCCCGCCATATCGGGAAAATTCGAGAGCAGAATCACCCCCAGAGTTCCCAGCGCCACCAGAATGGGGTCTACCAGCAAACCACCACGCACACCAAAACGCCTAAAAAATCGGTTCGAGATTAACAGCAGGACAACGAGCGTCACCAGCGTGCTAACCCCCATATAGCTCCCAAAAAACTTGCTCAGTTGATCGGCATCCGTCAGTTTTGCGCCAGCCTGCCCGATAAAAGCATAATCCAGCACATACGTACCGATAGTAGATAATATGGTGAACAGAAATATGAACCAGACATAGCGATCTCGGAAAATGGGCTTCCCCCGCGGTTGGTCGGGCTTGGATATTGTCTTTGACTCCGCTTCAGGCAACGCCAGCGCAGCTTTAAAGCGGCGCGTCGTCACCACCAACAGCCAGAACGCAGCCAGCAAACTGGCCGACGTAACCCATAACAGATTGGGAGTCCCAAACCAGCGAATCAGGCTGCTATTTAAAAAGCCAACCAAAATAATCGAGAGTACGCCTCCGGCCATAATCAATGAGAACAGCCGCTTACCCTGCCGGCTGGTGAACAAACGCCCGGCGAGCGTCCACAGCCCGAGGTTGCCCAGTACCCATAACACTCGCACCCACACCAACATAAAAAAGTAAATCCAGTGCG harbors:
- a CDS encoding cyclic nucleotide-binding domain-containing protein; the protein is MIQTETITRQPGFWQRLVRGAGIHDGEGVAFSLLFGQSFFLGIALITYYSSANALFLSHFSAQKLPYVYMIAAAIIISAGLIFLRLQSSLPFSTLLIGNLGLMFLMITALRLLLAWSSAHWIYFFMLVWVRVLWVLGNLGLWTLAGRLFTSRQGKRLFSLIMAGGVLSIILVGFLNSSLIRWFGTPNLLWVTSASLLAAFWLLVVTTRRFKAALALPEAESKTISKPDQPRGKPIFRDRYVWFIFLFTILSTIGTYVLDYAFIGQAGAKLTDADQLSKFFGSYMGVSTLVTLVVLLLISNRFFRRFGVRGGLLVDPILVALGTLGVILLSNFPDMAGIIFWVVVATKMSDEVSVVAMNNTSVRIMYQPLPQHARSRVQTTVESVVAPLSMGISGGLLLLFTALWNLTPLQAVYILAVILVGWLLMGILLGRQYYGALQNALDRRYLDGSEVDIFAESAGLAALEKHLQSENPRDILFAIEMLAQNDPAILVNALPHLLTHANAAVRLTAVQQLTSQNEDALPWLEVLAQDVLQPIEVRAAALQRLASMGESAAQILPAYLSDSNIELRFAGVVGALQSHSLEVILAAGDILSAAQNDSSPEMRCFAARVIGAVGNVGFHRNLLSLLNDSEIIVRQEALRACQNVHHAQLWPLVLDALHSADTRSEARKALIAGGESALPVIADKLHQVDAAPVTHDLIRICGQIGGPRVNPILQTLIATPRERVRSEVLHVLARNHYRAEPEMRPAIFEQVDAEIAALGQLVQMSIELPNQLSHAVQPLSGILTQMRARGRVRIFNLLALVYDAQDILRVQTNLLSEQKDKRANATEVLDVILSQDRRLRDRLVPMITAQTIADLAKHFSAPASGIAEQLRALYTQDNSQLKNNWLAACVLYALPQLAPEAANTILESARQHPEEIVRQTAQGVLCRHNTVDGDFPMMLTIEKVLILKTVSIFAETPDDLLAELAVYLEERDVAAGQVIFEKGDPGDSMYIIVAGKVRVHDGDRTLNELSDRDVFGEMALLDPAPRSASITASEDTRLLCLDHDPFYEAVDTRSEIARGVIQVLSQKMRGMIDEE